A genomic window from Silene latifolia isolate original U9 population chromosome 11, ASM4854445v1, whole genome shotgun sequence includes:
- the LOC141613684 gene encoding uncharacterized protein LOC141613684: MYGFTMKTSTMYKMREKALSLINGGYDESYALLPAYVEMIKETNPGSYAICAWTVMYTHKKPLRFKSLFMSFNAQFRGLFKGCRSLIGVDGTYLKGNHGGVLLSAIAVDGNNEICPLAVGVVKAENKETWSNFFGISNKFCLKVGRKTGL, translated from the coding sequence ATGTATGGGTTTACAATGAAAACTTCTACTATGTACAAAATGAGGGAAAAAGCTTTGAGTTTAATTAATGGAGGGTATGATGAATCTTATGCTTTACTGCCAGCTTATGTTGAGATGATAAAAGAGACTAACCCTGGTTCTTATGCCATATGTGCTTGGACTGTTATGTACACTCATAAGAAGCCTTTAAGGTTTAAAAGCTTATTTATGTCATTTAATGCTCAGTTTAGGGGACTTTTTAAAGGGTGTAGGAGTTTGATAGGAGTGGATGGGACATACTTAAAGGGTAATCATGGTGGTGTATTGCTTTCAGCCATTGCAGTGGATGGAAATAATGAAATATGTCCATTGGCTGTTGGTGTAGTTAAGGCTGAGAACAAGGAAACTTGGTCTAATTTTTTTGGCATCTCAAACAAATTTTGTCTGAAAGTGGGAAGAAAGACTGGACTATAA